The following proteins come from a genomic window of Posidoniimonas polymericola:
- a CDS encoding Mrp/NBP35 family ATP-binding protein — MPDLSSDSVRNLLADFKDPETGRSVTQLEQLHDVQAADGKVAVKLGLTSWAAILRDEVTQHCRDFLAERLPAGTDIQVEAVEHDRPAEPIGQIGLRAKNVIAVGSGKGGVGKSTVSTSIALALSKAGSKVGLMDADVYGPSVPHLLGTDDRPTAIDKRLQPVEKDGLRVMSMGFLVPKEEAVVWRGPMLHGAITQFLKDTDWGDLDYLVIDMPPGTGDIALTLSQLLPLTGAVVVCTPQEVALLDAVKAIAMFRKVKIPLLGIVENMSYFLCPDNNKRYDIFGTGGARAKAEELSVPFLGELPINIGIRQRGDDGQTAGNLTDQETAQGFEQIARQMVRNIARQHEQAPAMPSLPVL, encoded by the coding sequence ATGCCTGACCTCTCGAGCGATTCTGTCCGCAACCTGCTTGCCGACTTCAAGGACCCCGAAACGGGCCGCAGCGTCACGCAGCTCGAACAACTCCACGATGTCCAAGCCGCCGATGGCAAGGTCGCCGTGAAGCTCGGCCTGACTAGTTGGGCCGCGATCCTCCGCGACGAGGTGACCCAGCACTGCCGCGACTTCCTCGCCGAGCGGCTGCCGGCCGGGACCGACATCCAGGTCGAGGCGGTCGAGCACGACCGCCCGGCCGAGCCGATCGGCCAGATCGGGCTGCGGGCCAAGAACGTGATCGCGGTCGGCTCCGGCAAGGGGGGCGTCGGCAAGAGCACGGTCTCGACCTCAATCGCCCTGGCGCTCAGCAAGGCGGGCTCGAAGGTCGGCCTGATGGACGCCGACGTCTACGGTCCGAGCGTGCCGCACCTGCTGGGAACCGACGACCGCCCCACCGCCATCGACAAGCGGCTGCAGCCGGTCGAGAAGGACGGGCTGCGGGTGATGAGCATGGGCTTCCTGGTCCCCAAAGAAGAGGCGGTCGTGTGGCGTGGACCGATGCTGCACGGCGCGATCACGCAGTTCCTCAAGGACACCGACTGGGGCGACCTCGACTACCTAGTGATCGACATGCCCCCGGGCACCGGCGACATCGCGTTGACGCTCTCGCAGCTGCTGCCGCTGACCGGCGCGGTGGTGGTCTGCACGCCGCAGGAGGTCGCGCTCTTGGACGCGGTCAAGGCGATCGCCATGTTCCGCAAGGTGAAGATCCCGCTCCTGGGGATTGTCGAGAACATGAGCTACTTCCTCTGCCCCGACAACAACAAGCGGTACGACATCTTCGGCACGGGCGGCGCGCGGGCCAAGGCCGAGGAGCTGTCGGTCCCGTTCCTCGGCGAGCTGCCGATCAACATCGGCATCCGCCAGCGCGGCGACGACGGCCAGACCGCCGGCAACCTGACCGACCAGGAAACGGCGCAGGGCTTCGAGCAGATCGCCCGGCAGATGGTCCGCAACATCGCGCGTCAGCACGAGCAGGCCCCGGCGATGCCGTCGCTGCCCGTGCTGTAG
- a CDS encoding helix-turn-helix domain-containing protein, translating to MQDLRHLFDSSATPAYAVGAGGVVAYANAALCEWVCLPEASVVGRRVAYHSEPGPVDGSGPLTGLCPPPAAFQQTASEGTLSVMGQHGRLRHRRARFFSLAGEATQRAVVGVLEEFDLTPQQLAASITNEPSEDELHRDIRRFRRGVAEADATAILLGDSPAARLMRTQFDLASRTPVGASVVSACGADAAAIARAIHHGAHDTQIRLLPIDCARLDSESAAAVLDQHREQLSSSTVVLLQADAADPPTQQLLATRLLAARPKRLLATLSARPAALEATLLPLVGAVVIECPPLADRISDLPMLAQFYVERANAASGARVGRVATETLDLLAMYDWPHGAGQLAEAVASAHAKCLSQDATAAEITADHLPTVVRHAALAAGLSGDPRVEIDLDEFLGRIERELVERALAKASGNRAEAARLLGLTRQRFYRRLESLGLHDPDKKQPGDSGD from the coding sequence ATGCAAGACCTACGGCATCTGTTCGACTCGTCCGCCACGCCCGCCTACGCGGTGGGCGCCGGTGGCGTTGTGGCGTACGCGAACGCCGCATTGTGCGAGTGGGTCTGCCTGCCCGAGGCGTCGGTCGTCGGCCGCCGGGTGGCGTACCACAGCGAGCCGGGCCCGGTGGACGGGTCGGGGCCGCTGACCGGGCTCTGCCCGCCGCCCGCCGCGTTCCAGCAAACGGCGTCCGAGGGGACGCTGTCGGTCATGGGGCAGCACGGTCGCCTGCGTCACCGCCGGGCGCGGTTCTTCTCGCTGGCGGGCGAGGCCACGCAGCGGGCCGTCGTCGGCGTGCTGGAGGAGTTCGACCTCACGCCGCAGCAGCTCGCGGCGTCGATTACCAACGAGCCGAGCGAGGACGAGCTGCACCGCGACATCCGCCGCTTCCGACGCGGCGTCGCCGAGGCCGACGCCACCGCGATCCTGCTCGGCGACAGCCCCGCCGCGCGGCTGATGCGGACGCAGTTCGACCTCGCGAGCCGCACCCCGGTCGGCGCGTCGGTGGTGTCGGCCTGCGGCGCCGACGCCGCCGCCATCGCCAGGGCGATCCACCACGGCGCGCACGACACCCAGATCCGGTTGCTGCCGATCGACTGCGCGCGGCTCGACAGCGAATCCGCCGCCGCGGTGCTCGACCAACACCGCGAGCAGCTGTCGTCCAGCACCGTTGTGCTGCTGCAGGCCGACGCCGCCGACCCGCCCACCCAGCAGCTGCTCGCGACGCGGCTGCTCGCCGCCAGGCCGAAGCGGCTGCTCGCGACCCTCTCCGCCCGGCCCGCGGCGCTCGAAGCTACGCTGCTGCCACTGGTCGGGGCGGTGGTGATCGAGTGCCCGCCGCTCGCCGACCGGATCTCCGACCTGCCGATGCTCGCGCAGTTCTACGTCGAACGCGCCAACGCCGCGTCCGGCGCCCGCGTCGGCCGGGTCGCCACCGAGACGCTTGACCTGCTGGCGATGTACGACTGGCCCCACGGCGCCGGGCAGCTAGCCGAGGCAGTCGCCTCTGCCCACGCCAAGTGCCTGAGCCAAGACGCCACGGCCGCCGAGATCACCGCCGATCACCTGCCGACTGTTGTGCGGCACGCGGCGTTGGCCGCCGGCCTGAGCGGCGACCCACGCGTCGAGATCGACCTCGATGAGTTCCTCGGCCGGATCGAACGCGAGCTCGTCGAGCGGGCCCTCGCCAAGGCGTCCGGAAACCGCGCCGAGGCGGCCCGGCTGCTGGGCCTGACCCGTCAGCGGTTCTACCGGCGGCTCGAGAGCCTCGGCCTGCACGACCCGGACAAAAAGCAACCGGGAGACAGCGGTGACTGA
- a CDS encoding calmodulin-binding protein: protein MIRRILAAAFVAAVLAGVASERAEAQQAYGRAWGGTASTTDWERFYHYPYVYYPQNYWGSEYYRSADSLYHRYPPEMRIPVYNRRWHNYYPSARRYHQGAHFNLDVF, encoded by the coding sequence ATGATCCGCAGGATCTTAGCAGCCGCGTTCGTCGCGGCGGTGCTGGCGGGCGTGGCTTCTGAGCGCGCCGAGGCCCAACAGGCCTATGGTCGCGCATGGGGCGGAACTGCCAGCACCACCGACTGGGAACGCTTCTACCACTACCCGTACGTGTACTACCCCCAGAACTACTGGGGCAGCGAGTACTACCGCAGCGCGGACAGCCTGTACCACCGCTACCCGCCGGAGATGCGGATCCCGGTGTACAACCGCCGCTGGCACAACTACTACCCGAGCGCCCGCCGCTACCACCAGGGCGCCCACTTCAACCTGGACGTCTTTTGA
- a CDS encoding ChaN family lipoprotein, which produces MPAVLTAAVAACSHATERAAIDFPMAGSIRGSQSLFAGQRAVVLVGEIHGTVEIPLLTAVLLRTASAERAAVLCVEAPTDEQVRLDEFLASDGGESSVRALLAGRHWTSQDGRAGRGHFGLLELSRRLIADGREITVAAIDIPANRIEQLLAEQPTPPRVLEFARQRDRVMAQNVAAAAERNPHANILVLAGSVHTNLQKGVPWDEEYEPMGSLLHHNKPGLVSLAAETSGGAAWVSTEQGTGPTAISGGDRGEEPFVELSPGAQPDRSGLLYTGPVTAASPMRGNANAAEPGKR; this is translated from the coding sequence ATGCCTGCCGTGTTGACCGCCGCGGTGGCTGCGTGCTCGCACGCCACCGAGCGTGCTGCGATCGACTTTCCGATGGCGGGTTCCATCCGCGGGAGCCAGTCGCTGTTCGCCGGTCAGCGCGCCGTGGTGCTGGTGGGTGAGATCCACGGCACGGTCGAGATCCCGCTGCTGACGGCGGTGCTGCTGCGCACGGCCTCGGCCGAGCGGGCGGCAGTTCTCTGTGTAGAGGCGCCCACCGACGAACAAGTCCGCCTGGACGAGTTCCTCGCGAGCGATGGCGGCGAGTCGTCGGTGCGGGCGTTGCTGGCAGGTCGGCACTGGACGAGCCAGGACGGTCGCGCCGGAAGGGGCCACTTCGGGCTGCTAGAGCTTTCCCGGCGGCTGATTGCCGACGGACGGGAGATCACGGTAGCCGCGATCGACATCCCCGCCAATCGAATCGAGCAACTGTTGGCAGAACAGCCGACGCCGCCCCGCGTGCTTGAATTCGCCAGGCAGCGCGACCGCGTCATGGCCCAAAATGTTGCGGCCGCTGCAGAGCGGAACCCCCACGCAAACATCCTGGTGCTGGCGGGGAGCGTTCACACCAACCTGCAGAAAGGCGTCCCGTGGGACGAAGAGTACGAGCCGATGGGATCGCTGCTTCACCACAATAAGCCTGGGCTCGTGAGCCTTGCGGCAGAAACTTCGGGCGGCGCCGCGTGGGTGAGCACCGAACAAGGGACCGGTCCTACTGCGATTTCAGGCGGGGACCGAGGGGAGGAGCCGTTCGTGGAGCTGTCGCCCGGTGCTCAGCCGGATCGTAGCGGGCTTCTCTACACCGGGCCGGTAACCGCTGCGTCGCCGATGCGCGGCAATGCGAATGCTGCAGAGCCGGGCAAGCGGTGA
- a CDS encoding HAD family hydrolase, translating into MYEISDDILGIIFDCDGTLTDSMPVHYLSWKQAFDAHGIEFTEERFYAMGGMPSDKIVAEIGAENGKQLDADEVAHEKETNFVELLPKVPPLETVVAVAKQQKGQRKIAVASGGFRWVIDKQLQHIGLADWFDAIVTAEDTEKHKPEPDVFLEAARRLGVPADTCLVFEDSELGLEAARRAGMPAVDVREPQWGSSSV; encoded by the coding sequence ATGTACGAAATCTCCGACGACATCCTCGGCATCATCTTCGACTGCGACGGCACGCTGACCGACTCGATGCCGGTGCACTACCTGTCGTGGAAGCAGGCGTTCGATGCGCACGGGATCGAGTTCACCGAGGAGCGTTTCTACGCGATGGGCGGCATGCCGAGCGACAAGATCGTCGCGGAGATCGGCGCCGAGAACGGCAAGCAGCTCGACGCCGACGAGGTGGCTCATGAGAAGGAAACCAACTTTGTCGAGCTGCTGCCCAAGGTGCCGCCGCTCGAGACCGTTGTCGCGGTCGCCAAGCAGCAGAAGGGCCAACGCAAGATCGCGGTCGCCAGCGGGGGCTTCCGCTGGGTGATCGACAAGCAGCTTCAGCACATCGGCCTGGCCGACTGGTTCGACGCGATCGTCACGGCCGAGGACACCGAGAAGCACAAGCCGGAGCCCGACGTGTTCCTCGAGGCCGCCCGGCGGCTCGGCGTGCCGGCCGACACGTGCCTGGTGTTCGAGGACTCGGAGCTCGGCCTCGAGGCGGCCCGCCGCGCCGGCATGCCGGCGGTGGACGTCCGCGAGCCGCAGTGGGGCAGCAGCTCGGTCTGA
- a CDS encoding MBL fold metallo-hydrolase, translating into MLQRTPLFPNVIELNHQARQRITCSVYLIYDDQAWTLIDIGYEDAVDDCIELIRQLDFPFSRCATLIASHADVDHIQGLSKAKQLLKTTVTCHPVAASKLEIGDVISTFAKIDAQGIDLAMPPVKCENQVKDGDTIKVGGLELEVWHTPGHTDGQLSFRMGDLLFSGDNLFRDGCVGAIDAHHGSSIPSFISSLTRIRDSDVKWLLPSHGPVFRKENALIDKTIARLEGYLHMADFGTCAVDWPLMDVWERELSAGKNPE; encoded by the coding sequence ATGCTCCAGCGTACGCCCCTATTTCCCAACGTCATCGAGCTGAACCACCAGGCTCGGCAGCGCATCACCTGCAGCGTTTACCTGATCTACGACGACCAGGCGTGGACCCTGATCGACATCGGGTACGAGGACGCCGTTGATGACTGCATCGAGCTGATCCGGCAGCTGGACTTCCCGTTCTCGCGGTGCGCGACGCTGATCGCCTCGCACGCGGACGTCGACCACATCCAGGGGCTCTCAAAGGCCAAGCAGCTGCTCAAGACCACCGTCACCTGCCACCCGGTGGCGGCGTCCAAGCTCGAAATCGGCGACGTCATCTCGACCTTCGCCAAGATCGACGCCCAGGGCATCGACCTGGCGATGCCTCCGGTCAAGTGCGAGAACCAGGTCAAGGACGGCGACACCATCAAGGTAGGCGGGCTAGAGCTCGAGGTCTGGCACACGCCCGGCCACACCGACGGGCAGCTCTCGTTCCGGATGGGCGATCTCTTGTTCTCCGGCGACAACCTGTTCCGCGACGGCTGCGTCGGCGCGATCGACGCCCACCACGGCAGCAGCATCCCGTCGTTCATTTCTTCGCTCACCCGCATCCGCGACAGCGATGTGAAGTGGCTGCTGCCGAGCCACGGGCCGGTGTTCCGCAAAGAGAACGCGCTGATCGACAAGACCATCGCCCGGCTCGAGGGCTATCTGCACATGGCCGACTTCGGCACCTGCGCCGTCGACTGGCCGCTGATGGACGTGTGGGAGCGGGAGCTCTCCGCGGGGAAGAATCCGGAGTAG
- a CDS encoding SDR family oxidoreductase — MDRLIFGCGYLGQRVARLWRDAGDSVAVVTRDAGRGERFAQQGFTPLIADVTQPNTLTAVRESPVDTLLYAVGYDRSAEPSIHEVYAEGLRNVLAALPAGTRRVIYISTTGVYGPASGDWVDEQTPPNPLRDGGRASLAAERVLAESPFAARGVVLRLAGIYGPDRVPFLKQLEAGEPIEAPSSGWLNLIHVDDAASVVQRAAAVPAATAEIGVENGSQLYCVSDGAPVLRADYYGEVARQIGADPPAFVAPAADSPRAARAAADKRISNRRLRERLKIELAYPSYREGLASVLGNRSPNG, encoded by the coding sequence ATGGACCGATTGATCTTTGGATGCGGCTACTTGGGACAGCGGGTGGCCCGCTTGTGGCGAGACGCGGGGGACAGCGTCGCGGTAGTGACGCGCGACGCAGGGCGCGGCGAGCGGTTTGCGCAGCAGGGGTTCACTCCCCTGATCGCCGACGTCACGCAACCCAACACGCTGACGGCGGTGCGCGAGTCGCCGGTCGACACGCTGCTGTACGCGGTCGGCTACGACCGCTCGGCCGAGCCTTCGATCCACGAGGTCTACGCCGAGGGCCTGCGCAACGTCCTCGCCGCGCTGCCGGCTGGTACCCGGCGTGTGATCTACATCAGCACAACCGGCGTGTACGGCCCGGCCAGCGGCGACTGGGTCGACGAGCAGACGCCGCCGAACCCGCTCCGCGACGGCGGCCGTGCGTCGCTCGCCGCCGAGCGGGTGCTGGCCGAGAGCCCGTTCGCAGCGCGCGGCGTGGTGCTGCGTCTGGCGGGCATCTACGGCCCCGACCGCGTGCCCTTCCTCAAGCAACTCGAGGCGGGCGAGCCGATCGAGGCGCCCTCCAGCGGATGGCTCAACCTGATCCACGTCGACGACGCGGCCTCGGTTGTGCAACGAGCCGCCGCGGTGCCAGCAGCGACCGCCGAAATCGGCGTTGAGAATGGGTCGCAACTATACTGCGTTTCTGACGGCGCACCGGTCCTCCGCGCCGACTACTACGGCGAGGTCGCGCGGCAGATTGGCGCCGATCCCCCGGCATTCGTCGCCCCAGCGGCCGATTCTCCCCGCGCCGCCCGGGCGGCGGCCGACAAGCGGATCTCCAATCGACGCCTGCGTGAGCGGCTCAAAATCGAGCTCGCCTACCCGAGTTACCGAGAAGGCTTAGCCAGCGTCCTTGGCAATCGTTCACCCAACGGTTAG
- a CDS encoding DsrE/DsrF/DrsH-like family protein produces MAIDAPTASAVDAPADPASGGSLQAIEARLEHLERLVASSRVDPNRMNLLVFEAHRDRLLAAFVMATGAAACGMEVSMFFTFWGTAALKKGGPQFGKKSIVERAFGWMLPGSAGATKLSKMDMCGIGRALMSREMKRKNIADLGELIQTAAELGVKIRVCEMSMQLMGIRREELIDYPNIEFCGVASFVDEAAAANTTLFI; encoded by the coding sequence ATGGCGATCGACGCCCCAACCGCGTCCGCAGTTGACGCCCCCGCGGACCCCGCGTCTGGCGGCTCGCTGCAGGCAATCGAGGCGCGGCTGGAGCACTTGGAGCGGCTGGTCGCGTCGAGCAGGGTCGACCCGAACCGGATGAACCTGCTGGTGTTCGAGGCCCACCGCGACCGTCTGCTGGCCGCCTTTGTGATGGCGACCGGTGCCGCCGCCTGCGGCATGGAGGTCTCGATGTTCTTCACGTTCTGGGGGACCGCCGCGCTCAAGAAGGGGGGGCCCCAGTTCGGCAAGAAGTCAATCGTCGAACGCGCCTTCGGCTGGATGCTGCCGGGATCGGCCGGCGCCACCAAGCTCTCCAAAATGGACATGTGCGGCATCGGCAGGGCGTTGATGAGCCGGGAGATGAAGCGCAAGAACATCGCGGACCTCGGCGAGTTGATCCAGACCGCTGCAGAACTGGGCGTGAAGATCCGCGTCTGCGAGATGTCGATGCAGCTGATGGGCATCCGCCGCGAGGAGCTGATCGACTACCCGAATATTGAGTTCTGCGGCGTGGCAAGCTTCGTCGACGAGGCCGCCGCCGCCAACACCACCCTGTTCATCTAG
- a CDS encoding sensor domain-containing protein, whose protein sequence is MTSDNPKSAADAEPDAVPRAPADAGVDPLLDRIDGLLRDVLAEEAPPAGPLPQGRDALAGLLAELRDALVERDHTIEKMAARSESLMRAQADALVRSAETIDELETTKQRLADARLVAERAAEDNYRLAATVFENTNDGVLVFSEQRCIACNENAVRLLGGAREDIIDAWPAAFEVALCSGGEDGSASLRDAFECLTADKPVVVEALFPGGAGGEFWAEVTLGAFGIDNRQQSVVVVRDITTRKQFENELQRRRDFLRNILNAVPDQLAVTRDDQTLVLANNAFCEFVGQDRADVIGRKITDVLGPQSCQGFRDCDEQALEAGEFSCEHDRTLPNGERAVLSVKRSVFGDEQGDRYIVSTSRDITEDRLREERLRLLASVFNGASEGVAILTTEGAICEANPAFLTMTGATPRDVAGGMLGQLLNFAAGDAAGVLRDVALGRSWSGKACASHPTHGDRQVWVSLSPSLESKQRFIALVSDITELEEAQEMLRSQARSDILTGLPNRRWFRDHLQQLLDDPADPEQSVTVCFLDLDNFKHVNDTSGHAAGDMLLRGVGERIQRMMGPDAFLSRFGGDEFAMILTEPRHQPPRLLDTLKELLNEFRRPFHLEGTEATVGLSIGLVSSVKGKGEVGDMMRQADIAMYAAKSAGKNGVRVFSPEMEDGVNTRHQVQTRLRQALRGGEITLCFQPKVCAATRKPIGCEALARWRTPEGKLIPPSEFVPIAEQTGLIVPFGELVFRTAAEQARDWAACGREPSVAVNVSPHQLRHPGFVSSLQDVLAETSARAEWFELEITECAMMEDVDHAVEVIDSLAALGFNVAVDDFGTGYSSLSYLKHFRLHTLKIDLTFIRDVTTDWQSQAVVRSVVSLGAGLGLNVVAEGVETAEQAELLSEIGCTTLQGYYFGKPMTADDYVDWLDAQARTSV, encoded by the coding sequence ATGACGAGCGACAATCCCAAATCCGCCGCCGACGCTGAACCAGACGCGGTGCCGCGCGCGCCCGCCGACGCCGGCGTCGACCCGCTGCTCGACCGCATCGACGGGCTGCTGCGTGACGTCCTGGCCGAGGAAGCCCCGCCAGCCGGCCCGCTTCCGCAGGGCCGCGACGCCCTAGCCGGGCTGCTGGCCGAGCTGCGTGACGCGTTGGTCGAGCGGGACCACACAATCGAGAAAATGGCCGCGAGGTCGGAGTCGCTGATGCGCGCCCAGGCCGACGCGCTGGTCCGCTCCGCCGAGACCATCGACGAGCTCGAGACTACCAAGCAGCGGCTGGCCGACGCGAGACTCGTCGCGGAGCGGGCAGCGGAGGACAACTACCGCCTGGCCGCGACGGTCTTCGAAAACACCAACGACGGCGTGCTCGTGTTCTCCGAGCAGCGTTGCATCGCCTGCAACGAGAACGCCGTTCGGCTGCTGGGCGGTGCGCGGGAGGACATCATCGACGCCTGGCCGGCGGCGTTCGAAGTCGCCCTGTGCAGCGGCGGGGAGGACGGGTCCGCCTCGTTACGCGACGCCTTCGAATGCCTTACGGCCGACAAGCCGGTGGTCGTCGAGGCGCTGTTCCCCGGCGGCGCAGGCGGTGAGTTCTGGGCCGAGGTGACACTCGGCGCGTTCGGCATCGACAACCGCCAGCAGTCGGTGGTTGTCGTGCGAGACATCACCACCCGCAAGCAATTTGAGAACGAGCTGCAGCGGCGCCGCGACTTCCTCCGCAATATCCTCAACGCGGTCCCCGACCAGCTCGCGGTGACCCGGGACGACCAGACGCTCGTGCTCGCCAACAACGCGTTCTGCGAGTTTGTCGGCCAGGACCGCGCCGACGTCATTGGCAGGAAGATCACGGACGTGCTGGGCCCGCAGTCCTGCCAGGGTTTCCGCGATTGTGACGAGCAGGCGCTCGAGGCGGGCGAGTTCAGCTGCGAGCACGACCGCACCCTGCCCAACGGTGAACGCGCTGTCCTGTCGGTCAAGCGGTCGGTGTTCGGCGACGAGCAGGGCGACCGGTACATCGTCTCAACGTCGCGCGACATCACCGAGGATCGGCTCCGCGAGGAACGCCTGCGGCTGCTCGCGAGCGTCTTCAATGGCGCGTCGGAGGGAGTCGCGATCCTGACCACCGAGGGGGCAATCTGCGAGGCCAACCCGGCCTTCCTCACGATGACCGGCGCCACCCCACGCGACGTGGCGGGCGGGATGCTGGGTCAGCTGCTCAACTTCGCCGCCGGCGACGCCGCTGGCGTTCTCCGCGACGTGGCCCTCGGGCGATCCTGGTCCGGCAAGGCCTGCGCCAGCCACCCCACGCACGGCGACCGCCAGGTGTGGGTGTCGCTGAGCCCGTCGCTCGAGTCGAAGCAACGCTTCATCGCCCTGGTGTCGGACATCACCGAGCTCGAAGAGGCCCAGGAGATGCTCCGCTCGCAGGCCCGCAGCGACATCCTCACCGGCCTGCCCAACCGCCGCTGGTTCCGCGACCACCTGCAGCAGCTGCTGGACGACCCCGCGGACCCAGAGCAGAGCGTCACGGTCTGCTTCCTGGACCTCGACAACTTCAAGCACGTCAACGACACCTCCGGACACGCCGCCGGCGACATGCTGCTCCGCGGGGTCGGCGAACGGATCCAACGGATGATGGGCCCGGACGCGTTCCTGTCCCGCTTCGGCGGCGACGAGTTCGCCATGATCCTCACCGAACCACGCCACCAGCCGCCGCGGCTGCTCGACACGCTCAAAGAGCTGCTCAACGAGTTCCGCCGCCCGTTCCACCTCGAGGGGACCGAGGCGACCGTCGGACTCAGCATTGGTCTGGTGAGCAGCGTGAAGGGAAAGGGCGAGGTCGGCGATATGATGCGGCAGGCGGACATCGCGATGTACGCCGCCAAGTCGGCCGGCAAGAACGGCGTGCGGGTGTTCTCCCCCGAGATGGAAGACGGCGTCAACACCCGGCACCAGGTGCAGACCCGATTACGTCAGGCGCTACGCGGCGGCGAGATCACACTCTGCTTCCAGCCCAAGGTGTGCGCCGCGACACGCAAGCCAATTGGCTGCGAGGCGCTGGCCCGCTGGCGGACGCCCGAGGGCAAGCTGATCCCGCCCAGCGAGTTTGTGCCGATCGCCGAGCAGACCGGTCTGATCGTTCCGTTTGGCGAGCTGGTGTTCCGCACCGCGGCCGAGCAGGCCCGCGACTGGGCCGCGTGCGGCCGCGAGCCCTCGGTGGCGGTGAACGTCTCGCCCCACCAGCTGCGGCACCCCGGCTTCGTGAGCTCGTTGCAGGACGTGCTGGCAGAGACCAGCGCCCGTGCCGAATGGTTCGAGCTCGAGATCACCGAGTGCGCGATGATGGAGGACGTCGACCACGCGGTCGAGGTCATCGACTCGCTGGCGGCACTCGGGTTCAACGTCGCGGTCGACGACTTCGGCACCGGCTACTCGTCGCTGAGCTACCTGAAGCACTTCCGCCTGCACACGCTGAAGATCGACCTCACCTTCATCCGCGACGTCACCACCGACTGGCAGTCGCAGGCGGTGGTCCGTTCGGTGGTGTCGCTCGGCGCCGGCCTGGGGCTGAACGTCGTGGCCGAGGGGGTCGAAACCGCCGAGCAGGCCGAGCTGTTGTCGGAGATCGGCTGCACGACCCTGCAGGGCTACTACTTCGGCAAGCCAATGACCGCCGACGACTACGTGGAC